One genomic region from Curtobacterium sp. 9128 encodes:
- a CDS encoding PQQ-dependent sugar dehydrogenase, which produces MRTRTAAPIASFALLVLALAGCTAGSDADESTTRRSATAGPAPTDLATGEVAPTGAVSDVATDLDAPWSVVLTDDDVPLVSLRDSGDVLEVGDDGDTRTVGTIEGVRHGGEGGLLGLALHDDDLYVYSTGDDGNRVERYALTGSAGSYALGDAATVIDDLPANSFHNGGRIAFGPDDMLYVTVGDAGNRSEAQDRDSLAGKILRLTPTGEVPADNPFDGSPVWSLGHRNVQGLGWASDGTMFASEFGENTWDELNVIEPGADYGWPEVEGTGGVDQGFVDPVQQWRTSDASPSGLAVVDDTVFIANLRGEVLRSVPVSDPSTSREWFAGTYGRLRTVLAGPGDTLWFVTNNTDGRGSTGTGDDRILSVALTD; this is translated from the coding sequence ATGCGCACCCGGACCGCAGCACCGATCGCGTCGTTCGCCCTGCTCGTCCTGGCGCTCGCCGGGTGCACCGCCGGGTCGGACGCCGACGAGTCGACCACACGCCGCAGCGCCACCGCGGGGCCGGCGCCGACCGACCTGGCCACCGGCGAGGTCGCACCCACCGGAGCCGTCTCGGACGTCGCGACGGACCTCGACGCCCCGTGGTCGGTGGTGCTCACCGACGACGACGTCCCGCTCGTCAGCCTGCGCGACTCCGGGGACGTGCTCGAAGTCGGGGACGACGGCGACACCCGCACGGTCGGCACGATCGAGGGTGTCCGGCACGGCGGCGAGGGTGGGCTGCTCGGCCTCGCGCTGCACGACGACGACCTGTACGTCTACTCGACGGGCGACGACGGCAACCGCGTCGAGCGCTACGCCCTCACCGGCAGCGCGGGGTCGTACGCCCTCGGCGACGCGGCGACGGTCATCGACGACCTGCCCGCGAACAGCTTCCACAACGGCGGGCGCATCGCGTTCGGCCCCGACGACATGCTCTACGTGACGGTCGGCGACGCCGGCAACCGGTCGGAGGCGCAGGACCGGGACTCACTCGCCGGCAAGATCCTGCGGCTCACGCCGACAGGGGAGGTCCCTGCCGACAACCCGTTCGACGGCTCCCCGGTGTGGTCGCTCGGGCACCGGAACGTGCAGGGGCTCGGGTGGGCATCCGACGGCACGATGTTCGCGTCCGAGTTCGGCGAGAACACCTGGGACGAGCTCAACGTCATCGAACCCGGTGCCGACTACGGCTGGCCCGAGGTCGAGGGCACCGGGGGTGTCGATCAGGGTTTCGTCGATCCGGTGCAGCAGTGGCGGACCTCCGACGCCAGCCCGTCCGGCCTCGCGGTGGTCGATGACACCGTGTTCATCGCGAACCTCCGCGGCGAGGTGCTGCGGTCGGTGCCCGTGTCCGACCCGTCGACGTCGCGGGAGTGGTTCGCCGGGACGTACGGGCGGCTGCGCACGGTGCTCGCCGGCCCCGGCGACACGCTCTGGTTCGTGACGAACAACACCGACGGCCGCGGCAGCACCGGGACCGGCGACGACCGGATCCTGTCGGTCGCACTGACCGACTGA